ATTACTCTTTTCATTATTATGTATATGGATAGGAATAGAATTTACAATATTTGTTAAGTCTTTAGAGACTGGAAATTTAAATTCAATAGCCTATCGTCCACCTGGAGTAGAAGGATTTCTTCCAATCTCTTCGCTTATGAGTCTTTATTATTTTATACTGACTGGAGAAATACATTATGCTCATCCAGCAGGTTTTTTTATTTTCATAGCAATATTATCAGTTTCATTTTTTGCTGGAAAATCTTTTTGTAGCTGGCTATGTCCAATTGGTTTTCTTTCTGAATTAATAGGTGATTCGGGAGAAAAAATATGGAAAAAGATTTTCAAAAAAAGAGTAAAAATTCCTAAATTACTTGATTATCCACTTCGTTCTTTAAAGTATTTATTACTTGCTTTTTTTCTCTATGCAATATTTTTTGCTATGACAGTAGATGCTCTTCGTGCATTTCTTGATAGTCCTTATAATCTTGTTGCAGATATTAAAATGTATTATTTCTTTGCAAGGATCAGTAAATTTTCCTTAACAGTAATTTCTGTTCTTTTTATTCTTTCTATTTTTATTAGAAACTTCTGGTGCAGATATTTATGTCCTTATGGTGCTTTGCTGGGATTAATTTCTTTTTTAAGTCCACTCAAAATTAGAAGAGATGTAAAAAATTGTATTGATTGTGGATTATG
This region of Rosettibacter firmus genomic DNA includes:
- a CDS encoding 4Fe-4S binding protein; translated protein: MKIIKNNEKPVQNYRFIIQLLFSLLCIWIGIEFTIFVKSLETGNLNSIAYRPPGVEGFLPISSLMSLYYFILTGEIHYAHPAGFFIFIAILSVSFFAGKSFCSWLCPIGFLSELIGDSGEKIWKKIFKKRVKIPKLLDYPLRSLKYLLLAFFLYAIFFAMTVDALRAFLDSPYNLVADIKMYYFFARISKFSLTVISVLFILSIFIRNFWCRYLCPYGALLGLISFLSPLKIRRDVKNCIDCGLCAKACPSFIKVDKVTTVRSDECSMCLNCVDVCPVANTLEVKTTITNKKISKKIIALGIVVIYIVITGFGIITGRWQNNLTKEDYLILHKNIDKLGHPTSTEDIDELNKSSKSGAIYEKE